CTCACGGGCCGTTTCGATCATGTGGGTGATAAAGGCGTAATCCCCTTTAGACTTGGGCGGATATCCGCGGTGATACCGGTGGTATGGATCGGCCTCCGCCTCCTCAATCCCCCACTTCTCCAGCGAGAACGGCGGATTGGCGACCACAATGTCGAACTTCATCAACTGGTCATGCTCGACCAGGCGTGGATTGCGAAGGGTATCGCCCCACTCGATACGAAAACTGTCCATGCCATGCAGGAACATGTTCATCCGGCAGAGAGCATGCGTAGTGCCGTTACTCTCCTGCCCGAACAGGGCAAAATTGCGCTCATCCGCCTGACGCCCCACCTTGATGAGTAACGATCCCGAACCGCAGGCAGGATCACAAATGGTGTTCCCTTTCTTCGGCGCCAGCAAACGGGCCAGCAGGGAGGACACTTGTCCTGGCGTGTAGAATTCTCCCGCCTTCTTCCCGGCATCGGAAGCAAAGCGCTCCAGCAGGTATTCATAAACATTACCAATTACATCTTCTTCACCCACCACAGAGGGGCGCAAATCAATACGCGGATCATTGAAATCCTCCAGCAGGTGCTTCAGCCGGGCATTGCGGTCCCGCGTCTGTCCCAGCTTATTTTCCGAATTGAAGCTGACTTCGCGGAAGACTCCCTCCAATTTTTCCTTGTTGGCATCTTCGATCGCCCCCAAGGCCACATCAATCCGTTCCCCTATGTCGGCCTTGTTCCGGTGCTCATAGAGGCTTTTGAAATCACACCCATCCGGCAACTGGAAACGCTCACGAGAGAGACGGCGCTCAACCCGTGTGGCATCCCCTTTGAATTCCTTAAGGTAGCGTTCGCGATGGTCGCTCCAGACATCGGAGATGTATTTCAAGAACACCATGACAAGGATGTAATTCTTGTAGTCGGCCGGATCCAGAACACCGCGAAACGTGTCACAGGCGCGCCAGGCGACATCATTGATTTGGCTTTGATCAATCTTCTTCATTTACATGGTTCCTTCGGTTGATTTTCAATGTGATCGGTTGCGGCTTTTAAAAGAGCAGTCTTGGAAAGTTTCCAGTTCAGCGCGGCCAGGCGTTCCTCGAGCCCCCTCGCCTTCAATGCTAAATCGGCAGCCTCCACAATTTTTTGCTGCACTTCCAGCGACGGCAATGGCATCGCCATCTCGGCAAGGTCACTCCGCTGGATAATCTGGACATAGGAGCCTTTGCGGCGCCCCTCGAAATGGCGTACAGCCTGGTCCGACCTGAGAAACCATGCCAGGTATTCCGGCAACACCCGCGCGGGATCGGGCCTTAAAACAAAAAACTGAGCCCCTACCACCGTGCACGGCATATCAAGACGATATGCCAAAGCCGTAGTCCGAGTGCCGCGATTCGGGAACAGAACATCACCCGACCGCAGAAACAAATCTTCTTTTATCGTCTCATTGGGCTCAATACGGATGAGTTCATTCGTCAATAGTTCGCCATCCTGAGAAATATCCCCTATTCGCACAAAATGACAGGACCCAGTCGGCACAGGCCGAGTCGCATCCCGCCCCCGCAAGGTAGCACCCATCCGAATTTCGGCTATCGCGCTAAGCTTAACTATATTTTTATCTGCCGTTTTCATACTTTCCCTTATTACTATATGCTAAGTATGACGATTGTCAACGATTTATCTTATTTTATTTATGCACACCCGCTAGTCGTGCATAGATATGACTCCATAATAATCCATCATTTCCACACCTTGCCCGTCCGCGTCCACCCATGTTCCCCTGTTTTCTCCCGCGCTTCTTTCCGGAGCCGATACATCCGCTCGGTAATGCCACCTTCTTCAAGAAACTTCTTCTCCAGGGCTGACAACTGTTTGCGCGTCAGATAGAGAGCCAGATTCAGCAACGACAACACACCGTTCGCCGAGATTTGGTCTGGCGGGCAAGTCTTCCCGGATTTCACCCAGGCATCCTTAACCCATCTGCGGAACTCATCCAGCGACTTCACATGCCGGCCCTTTAAATCCAGCAAAGCCTGATGCTGGGGCGGCCACTCCTCCAGTTTCTTCTTTTGCAGATATTTCCGGTAGTCTTTGACCAGTTCATCCATGCATCCGATCGCGATCCCAGTCAGTTTGATTTCGCTCTTCTTGGAAACGCCGGAATCAACAGAGCCCTCGGCAATATTCTGGAAGCCGGAGCGCGCCGATTGAACCATCTGGTCGTTTGTGCGATCCGAGATCCGGACGTACTTCTCACAGAACAACACCGTGATGTCGAAGACCAGTTCGGCCAATTGATACGAAAGCAGGTTCTTATACCCGCCATGCTTTGGCAGGAGGCTTTCTTTCTCGCTCATATAGGTTCGCTCCTTTGGAAAACACAAAGATCACAGACAGTCACGGACGGACACAGACGGACACGCCAAAACACGCATCCTGCTCTCCTTGTCAGTCCGTGTCAGTCCGTGTCTATCCTTGTTTGTCTTTGATTGTCCTTGTTCGTCTTTTCTCGCCACAACCCCAAGGACTTTGACACAAGCGAAAGCTGGTTAAAAGATAATATTAGCTAATAACTAGAATTAAAGAAGGTGAGCCTGTATCTCAGAAACACCGGTGCCAATATTAGGCCAATTACCTCCGGCGCAGGGCCAGCGAGACGCCAAAGAAGCCACAGGCCCAAAGCACAATCGTCGCTCCGGTGGCGGTATTCCAGTAATAGGAACAGACTAGGCCTAACACGCCGGAGAGCAGGCTCACAATCACGGACCCCAAAACATACCGCCGGGTATTCCGGGCAAGATTCCTGGCCGTTGCCGCAGGCAGGATCAGCATGGAGTTAATCACCAGCAAGCCTACCCAGGGGATACTGACGGACACCACCACGGCCACCAGTACAGCAAAAAGAGCCTCAAGAAAAGCCGTTGGCAAGCCACGACTTGATGCTAGCGAACGATTTAAACTGACAAAGAAAAAGGCATTGAACAGGAATATCCACAACACGCCGGCAACGCCGGACAACACGGCAAGCCCTCCAAGATCCTTCGGGGTAATTGTTAATATATCTCCAATCAAATATTGGGAGTATTTGGCAAAACCACCGCCACGGGACAGCAATACCACGCCCAAGGCGACGACAAAAGCCATTACCAGGGCAATACTCGTGTCCGCCGGCAAGGCACTGAAGCGCCGTAGCAGAACCATCCCCAGCGCCAGCAGAACTGCAAATCCGATAATCGTAACAGCGGGGTTCCCCAGCCCGATAATTGCCCCCAGTGCCACGCCGGTCAAAGCCGAGTGCCCCATGGCCTCGGAAAAGAAAGCCATGTGGTTGTTGATCACAAGGCAGCCCATTACCGCGAGCAACGGCGTAATCAGCAGAATTGCCAGCAGCGCATAATGCATGAAGTCATACTGCGCCCATTCGAAGGGCAGGCTCATGATTAGGGCATGCCACATACTCATGATTTAACCTCCACCGGCAGGGCGCACTGCTCATGCTTCAACCCTGTCAACAAGGAGCGCCGCCCGTCAATCTCAGCCTCTGTATATCCGAAACCAAACGTCTGTCGAATCAAGGGATTAAGCAGAATCTCGCGGGGGGGACCATCACATAGCACCTTCCGATTCAGCAATATCATTCGATCTGAAAATTGGGCAGCGGCCGTCAGATCATGCGAAACCAGGAGAATCGAGAGATCGTACTCCTGACGCATCTTTGAAACCGTCTGATAAAAAAGCTCCATACCACCCTGATCCAGGGCCGCCACGGGCTCATCCAGCAGTAATAATTCAGGAACCGGGGTCAAGGCCAGGGCTAACATGATGCGCTGAAGCTGGCCGACCGAAATCTCGGAAAGCCGCCGATTCAGAAGCTGCTCCGCCCCGACTAACTCAAGCTTTTCACCGGCCTCTCTCCGCACGGCCTTCCGGGTTCCCAGCCAGAGGGGCCAACGACTGATCGTCGCCGCAAACAAATCCAACACCGTGGTCGGGGAAGTCCGATCCAGTTCCAGTTTCTGCGGCACGTATCCGATCCGAATCGGCATGGTCGTCTCCACATTACCATGATGGATAAAACGGAGCGTCCCGGAATGCGGCAATTCCCCCACCATGGCGCGTAACAAAGTTG
This DNA window, taken from bacterium, encodes the following:
- a CDS encoding class I SAM-dependent DNA methyltransferase yields the protein MKKIDQSQINDVAWRACDTFRGVLDPADYKNYILVMVFLKYISDVWSDHRERYLKEFKGDATRVERRLSRERFQLPDGCDFKSLYEHRNKADIGERIDVALGAIEDANKEKLEGVFREVSFNSENKLGQTRDRNARLKHLLEDFNDPRIDLRPSVVGEEDVIGNVYEYLLERFASDAGKKAGEFYTPGQVSSLLARLLAPKKGNTICDPACGSGSLLIKVGRQADERNFALFGQESNGTTHALCRMNMFLHGMDSFRIEWGDTLRNPRLVEHDQLMKFDIVVANPPFSLEKWGIEEAEADPYHRYHRGYPPKSKGDYAFITHMIETARE
- a CDS encoding restriction endonuclease subunit S, which encodes MKTADKNIVKLSAIAEIRMGATLRGRDATRPVPTGSCHFVRIGDISQDGELLTNELIRIEPNETIKEDLFLRSGDVLFPNRGTRTTALAYRLDMPCTVVGAQFFVLRPDPARVLPEYLAWFLRSDQAVRHFEGRRKGSYVQIIQRSDLAEMAMPLPSLEVQQKIVEAADLALKARGLEERLAALNWKLSKTALLKAATDHIENQPKEPCK
- a CDS encoding four helix bundle suffix domain-containing protein, yielding MSEKESLLPKHGGYKNLLSYQLAELVFDITVLFCEKYVRISDRTNDQMVQSARSGFQNIAEGSVDSGVSKKSEIKLTGIAIGCMDELVKDYRKYLQKKKLEEWPPQHQALLDLKGRHVKSLDEFRRWVKDAWVKSGKTCPPDQISANGVLSLLNLALYLTRKQLSALEKKFLEEGGITERMYRLRKEAREKTGEHGWTRTGKVWK
- a CDS encoding metal ABC transporter permease, whose protein sequence is MSMWHALIMSLPFEWAQYDFMHYALLAILLITPLLAVMGCLVINNHMAFFSEAMGHSALTGVALGAIIGLGNPAVTIIGFAVLLALGMVLLRRFSALPADTSIALVMAFVVALGVVLLSRGGGFAKYSQYLIGDILTITPKDLGGLAVLSGVAGVLWIFLFNAFFFVSLNRSLASSRGLPTAFLEALFAVLVAVVVSVSIPWVGLLVINSMLILPAATARNLARNTRRYVLGSVIVSLLSGVLGLVCSYYWNTATGATIVLWACGFFGVSLALRRR
- a CDS encoding metal ABC transporter ATP-binding protein translates to MSESSQTSRIPIRSCGECCTRLRNFGVRLRGEAVLEEINLHMHCGELTALIGPNGAGKTTLLRAMVGELPHSGTLRFIHHGNVETTMPIRIGYVPQKLELDRTSPTTVLDLFAATISRWPLWLGTRKAVRREAGEKLELVGAEQLLNRRLSEISVGQLQRIMLALALTPVPELLLLDEPVAALDQGGMELFYQTVSKMRQEYDLSILLVSHDLTAAAQFSDRMILLNRKVLCDGPPREILLNPLIRQTFGFGYTEAEIDGRRSLLTGLKHEQCALPVEVKS